Proteins encoded within one genomic window of Acidobacteriota bacterium:
- a CDS encoding M23 family metallopeptidase, whose product MFSKRYTIVIADRASGATRRVTVSVRAAVFAVVGMMALPVLMGLGARFSATSDIERLRARADALETENSSYRTATGELTMQLSALQDVLDELGERARADEATAVAMSKLPTVVRQRAMGGSAAAAEQTSRTLLAAAVSSPENTFGVLRDLLGVLENRLRVVRTDVERWEALAGATPSIWPAYGWLTDRFGKRRDPFTGEQAYHLGLDISADKGAPVFATAAGVVQSAGWHSDFGNLVVIGHDFGLLTRYAHLSRLAVKAGEQVRRGDIIGFVGATGRATGTHLHYEVWANGRPINPLDLLTTKRP is encoded by the coding sequence ATGTTCTCGAAGCGCTACACGATTGTCATTGCCGACCGGGCGAGCGGCGCCACGCGCCGAGTCACCGTCAGTGTCCGGGCCGCGGTGTTCGCGGTCGTGGGCATGATGGCGCTGCCCGTGCTCATGGGCCTTGGGGCGCGCTTCAGCGCGACGTCCGACATCGAGCGGCTGCGCGCACGCGCCGACGCGCTCGAGACCGAGAACAGCAGCTATCGGACGGCCACCGGCGAGCTGACCATGCAGTTGTCGGCTCTGCAGGACGTCCTCGACGAACTCGGTGAGCGTGCCCGCGCCGACGAGGCCACGGCGGTCGCGATGTCGAAGCTCCCCACGGTGGTCCGCCAGCGGGCCATGGGCGGGAGTGCTGCGGCCGCGGAACAGACGAGCCGGACGCTGCTGGCCGCGGCCGTCTCGTCTCCCGAGAACACGTTCGGCGTGCTGCGCGACCTGCTCGGCGTGCTCGAGAATCGCCTCCGCGTGGTTCGGACCGATGTCGAGCGCTGGGAGGCGCTCGCCGGCGCCACGCCGTCCATCTGGCCGGCGTACGGCTGGCTCACCGACCGCTTCGGCAAGCGCCGCGACCCGTTCACGGGCGAACAGGCGTATCACCTCGGCCTCGACATCTCGGCCGACAAGGGCGCGCCGGTGTTCGCGACAGCGGCCGGCGTGGTCCAGAGCGCGGGCTGGCACAGCGACTTCGGCAACCTCGTCGTCATCGGACACGACTTCGGACTGCTGACCCGCTACGCTCACCTCTCGCGTCTGGCCGTGAAGGCGGGCGAGCAGGTGCGGCGCGGCGACATCATCGGCTTCGTCGGCGCGACGGGACGGGCGACCGGGACGCACCTGCACTACGAGGTGTGGGCCAACGGGCGGCCCATCAACCCGCTCGACCTGCTGACGACCAAGCGGCCGTAG